A genomic stretch from Narcine bancroftii isolate sNarBan1 chromosome 9, sNarBan1.hap1, whole genome shotgun sequence includes:
- the dynlt2b gene encoding dynein light chain Tctex-type protein 2B isoform X2, with product MGENSYCIRPAFQHRFKPAIVKGKIYTVLKEELTNKFYDPEEVPSLTRKIAEAIKTQVKECAFQRYKLVVQVVIGEQRGEGVKMTARCFWDADTDNFAQAVYMNDSLFCVAAAFGCYLY from the exons ATGGGGGAGAACAGTTACTGCATCCGGCCGGCGTTCCAGCACCG GTTCAAGCCAGCCATAGTGAAAGGGAAGATCTACACTGTGCTGAAGGAAGAGCTCACAAACAAGTTTTATGACCCAGAGGAAGTTCCCAGCTTGACCCGGAAGATTGCAGAGGCTATAAAAACTCAAGTAAAAG AGTGTGCATTTCAGCGATACAAATTGGTGGTACAGGTCGTCATTGGTGAACAGAGAGGGGAAGGAGTAAA GATGACTGCCCGTTGTTTCTGGGATGCTGACACAGATAACTTTGCACAAGCAGTATACATGAAT GACAGTCTGTTTTGTGTTGCTGCCGCTTTCGGCTGCTACCTCTACTAG
- the dynlt2b gene encoding dynein light chain Tctex-type protein 2B isoform X1: MGENSYCIRPAFQHRFKPAIVKGKIYTVLKEELTNKFYDPEEVPSLTRKIAEAIKTQVKECAFQRYKLVVQVVIGEQRGEGVKCLLFVQTLMKASALKHWFPFASDTLHHLLSFSSTFVLCTSHSVCRRSCFTGCLR; encoded by the exons ATGGGGGAGAACAGTTACTGCATCCGGCCGGCGTTCCAGCACCG GTTCAAGCCAGCCATAGTGAAAGGGAAGATCTACACTGTGCTGAAGGAAGAGCTCACAAACAAGTTTTATGACCCAGAGGAAGTTCCCAGCTTGACCCGGAAGATTGCAGAGGCTATAAAAACTCAAGTAAAAG AGTGTGCATTTCAGCGATACAAATTGGTGGTACAGGTCGTCATTGGTGAACAGAGAGGGGAAGGAGTAAA gtgcctgctttttgttcagaccttgatgaaggcctcagccctgaaacattggttcccctTTGCTTCTGATACGCTgcatcacctgctgagtttctccagcacttttgtgctttgcaccagtcacagcgtctgcagacgttCTTGTTTCACTGGCTGTTTACGTTAA